The DNA region TACTCTATACATTGGCACAAAAGGAATCTATCGACACCTACAATTGGTCTTATACTTCTGAAATCTTTTCTATTTTCAGTTAAAATCTTTCATAATTATGGaattagatttagataattagaTCTGAGATGATGATTGATTGATCACTACACCACGCCTAAATGTGGAAGAACGATTATCATGTGATCAgtaattgaaactaaaaatgtGGAAGATATTTTTGCGAAGTGTGTGTGGATATGCGATAGACTGTCTTGCTTTTTGACATGCACGGATATAGATTGTGAAAATCAATTGAACGTCAATTTCCTTTATGAAAAACGTTTGGTTTAAAAGTACAGGGTTTCAACCATGGTGCGAACATCTTGTAGCTCATTGTAAGCTGATGATTCTTAATTTAGCGAATAATATTGATGATAGTAATTGTATAACTGCAGAATATTGCTTCGGCAGACATTGGGTTTTGTGACACGGGGGTACAAAGAACTATACACATTGGACTAACATGGTGAGAATCACGGATTACTTATTTTCTTTGCtgtttgtgtttttgtttggTTTGCCATTAAAGTGTATGCTATTTGACGCCTAATTAAACTCAGATAAAACCTTTATTCTTGTTTTCTAGTAAGTTTATTGCAGCAATTTACAGAGGACCCCTTATTTTCCGTTTCCTTGAAAGTCTGGGAACTTTGTTCTCGTGTTTAATTACATGTCAATGATCACTTGCATGAAATATAACGCTAATGTTCGATGACATTCCAAATGCATAACAAACTTTAAAGTTTGTGTTTATCCGCATCTAGAGTACTTTAAGATGTAACCAGCTCCCCTCATCTGTTCCTTTTAACAACTGGTAAATATTATATTTCAAAGTTTTGTAATCCACTACATAGAGTGATCCAGAATTATATGATCAGGAGAAAAACTTATGCTTCTTTATAGAACTCGTTCTCTGTTGTGTTCCTTAGAATTCTTCTCAACGGTGTTGATTCTATTTTGGAAGAAAGTCGATGGGAACTATCTGATTATCACCTGTTGATGATATGTATAATCATCTCTGCTAGTTATTTGGTCTGGTTAATGTTGTTTTGGAGATGATGTTGCTTTCTATTTCATTATATTCATTTGTGTGGCATGGAGATTATAGAAGCCCCCCTGTTCGTTCAGGCTTTCCTCTGGGCTTTTAGTGTATGAAATTGTGAATAACCACTGGAGTAACAAATTACGCTCGCAAATACAATGAAAAAGAGAACTGAGGAGTTCATaatctaaaatatttttttataactaTACATTTTTCTAGAAATATGAAGTTGCTACTGCAAATGGTTTTCTTTCTTTGAAGGAAATCTTCCTTTTCTACTTACTATCTTTCTCATCTTCTTGTTTGATACCATtggtaaattttattttatgtgtggCACTTTGGGGGTGGAAATGATATTGCAGGTATACCACTCCAGTTTCGTTGACGTTGAAGACATTTCTAAAGCATGCGGTTGCCCTCTACTTCCCCTAAAAAGCCACATTAAAGGACCAGCTCCAGTCTCAGAGCAAGGTCGGGATCACTCTTATTGCTGAAAATGGTCAAACTGAATGTATTATAATCAactgtattttgtgttgtgcgCAGATAGCACTGATATTGTGGATGAGGCGATTACATTCTTTCGTGCCAATGTCTTTTTCAGAAACTTTGACATTAAGAGTCCAGCTGATAAGCTTCTTATCTACTTAACATTCTACATAAATCTTGCTCTGAAGAGGCTAGAAGGCTGCCGGACATTGGCTGAAGGAACTAAAGCAATTATCAATCTTGGACTGGAAAAGGTCCCTGTGCCCGGGGAGCATGGATTCCCATTTCCAGGACTATTTTCACAGCCACAGTCTGAAGAAGAAGCAGGTAAAATAATGCCATGCAGCACAATGAGGGGCATATAATGTGAATCTTGTTTTTTAGGCCAGATTTAGAGATACTATCTTACTGCCCTCTTTCCTTCCTTTTAGTATTCCTTATGCTCTCTTCAAAGAAATCTTCTAATCATATCTGATATCACTGGGTCGGAATTTCTATTATTACATAGTATGGTTTGTAATGCTGCCTCTGATCTTCATCCTTATACTCCATCTAAGATTGATTAGGGTGGTTTTGGTCTCACAAGATGTTACTTATCTTTAAAAATACCCTATGAACAAATGTTGAATATTGAGGACTTAGACCGTGAGATGTTAGAGTTTAATTTTGGTGAATACTGGCACGTTGCATGTTTAATTTTCCTTACTATGtccctttttcattttttgggaTTGTATGACATGTGAATGCAGAGCTCTTCAGAAATTACTTGAAGCAGATACGCGAAGAAACAAGTGGAAGATTATTGAGTGTGGCGTATCGATCCAATGGAACTCCAAACAAATGGTGGTTGGCATTTTCCAAAAGGAAGTTCATGAATGTCATCACACCATGAACAGAGGCAACTACAGCACAGCAGACTCAACTAGTAACAATCCATGTGTTTCTAGGTGGAGTTACATGGCCTGTTTTCCATGTGATCATGTGTTGGTTTCtttaatgaattattttgttagaTAGTAAAAAATGTAGCTTTAGCCATACACAAATAAAGGAGAGCCATGTAGAAACCTGTTGAGATATATTGCAGACTTTCTTAAAGTTCATTGTAATTGATTACCAACATAATTAATCTTCTCTCCTTGGTCTTCTTTATGAGTTTgttatttgtttgtttatttttttcatatgatGATCTTTTGGTTTGAGATATGGAAAGTTGTGCGGCTTTGCTGCTTCGACCGTTTTGCAGCTAACGCTGCTGTCACTGCTGCCCCAGCCTCCGCAATGCAGCCGTCGAGCCTTGCCCCACACCACTTTTGCGGCCCTGTAAGTTCATGACATTGTTGCaaataactttttaaaaatattttatcctACTGACTACTAGTCTTGCTTCAACTTTTGCAGACTATGATGGCATAATTTGGTAgaaattttctctctcattaATATTGCAGTTGCTTCAAATCAACTTTTCCAAAATATCTATGGTCCCAATCACGAATGTTAAACATTGCCAACCTGAAATTAATTGAGGCCATAAGAGAACACAGCTGTATTTGCTTATATTTATAATCTTTTATCATATAGTAGTACTGTAATTGTTTGGGGAAGAAAATGGTTTGCTGAGTTGGGATGTAGGGTATTACTACTAAAAGGCTACGGACAGCGCCCATTCATGCTAAATGTGAACATTCATGTTCATTTCTGTGTAGTCAATGATTGTGTCGTTATCTAATTATTCTATCTAGTGGAGCAAGTTAGTTTATAACTTCTTTCACACGtctcaaaaaattaaaaaaataaaaaaaaaactttttccCAACAAGTTGCAGTGTTTATAACCGAGACATTCCATATATGGTTAAAGTAAAGGAAGTAAAATCAAACAACTTTGGAAGCACAAACTTGGCAAATCAAAGTAGAATAAATCACTTCACATCAACTATAATTCACATCAAGTACAATTCCTAGATGTCAAGAATATCCTAAAAAGAATACAATACCAAACAAAATTTCAACCCCAACTAAcgttctttctttcttctcttaATTTTGGGCATATATTGTACACAGAAAACTATAATTTCTTAAGCTACACCTAAATGGACTTGGTCAATTTAACCTCGTGCCAGAGATGGAAACCTTGGAACACACCTGCACACTATATCAAGCTTGAGAACGACGACGTCAGCATGTACGGGGCGTTCGCTATAGGGCTGCGCTGGCAAGCCAGCTCATGGATGTCTCTAACAATGTCGAACACTGCATTTGGCTGCGCGAGCCTCAGTGCGTTCTCAGACATTTTCATGAGCTCGTCTTTCTTTGTGCTGAACCATTCTGCCACGATCCTCGCTGTTTCCTTGGGCTTCCTAGTGAACACGCCCGCCCCATTGTCAACTACATACGGAACGTTTCCTTTCTCCTGTTGTTACCATGTGAAATGAAGGTAGATGAGTTAGGGGAGGTTAAAATTAAAGAGGTGAGATTTCGTTTAACCTACCTGTCCGGGAATGTAGTCGTTTAGAACGATGGGAAGGCCTCGTATCAATGCCTCTGCAATGGTGCCCGGTCCGGCCTATATAATACGGTAAATTTCTCATTAACAATGAGGCGATGAAAGGGGTGTACTAGAATCATgatatgaaagtataaagttACACACTTTAGTGATAATGCAGTCACAAGCACCCATCCATTTCTGCATCTGCTTCTCAAATCCTCTAACCTACATTGTAATATGCTTCGGATAAGTTTTTTTTGTCGAAACTTAACTAACCTTAGATTCTTGAAGAAGAGATTCAGTTACCTTGACTGGAATTTTCCATTCGGTAGACTGTAAGGTGGCGGCTAGATCTTGATTGCGGCCACAGATGATTATGAGCTGCCCTATTGGCCTCTCGTGTTCTTTGTCGAACAGTGACTCTCCAAGAGCAAATGCCGTTTTCTTCACAGGGCCCATCCCCTCTCCGCCTCCCATCAACAAAACGGCTGGCAGCAGCGGATCCATCTCAAGCTCGACTCTCAAATCATCCTACATCGAAGAAAagttcaagaaaaaagaaatgaaacaaGAGTTGATCAACATTACCCTATGACTGGAAAATTTTAGGGAGGGTCTAGTCCACTCTAAAAATGATAGGACTTGACTGCAAGAGTTCGTAGATTGGGTAGAATGTGCAACAATGTCCAAGGTTTGGAATTTAATCAGCAGATTATCTCATGTAAAACTGCTACCTTTGATAGAATTGCTCTGCAGAAGGAAGGCCTAATGGGCAAGCCATATACGCGAGTTTGAGATTTGTCTAGGCCGTCTAGCAACGCCCTCTTTGCTACAGCCTCCGAGGGGCAGTACAGTCGGTCCACTAATGGATGAAACCTTAAAGAATATCCCATATCAGTAATACAATCGTTGAGACCTCGACTCCAACATATGAAATGAGGTCCTTACCATGTGCGGTGGCAAGTGCTGAGGTCAGTAATGACAGTTACAAAGATGACCTTTTTCTGCAGGCCTTGCCATTTGAGCACCCATAACGGAATGTGCTGCATGAGCGGGTGAACGCTTATAATGATATCGGGTTTGTACTCCATTAGGCCTGCCTCTACCTCCCTTGCAAACCACAAAACATGAATTTATCAAGAAactgcaaatgaaaatgaatagAAACTAAATAGCTAAGTGTGGTCATCAAATCAATTTCAAGAACATTCAACCAACTTAAGGGCATGAAGTGGACTTATCTAAAATTCGAGACTGAAAGTTAAAGAGGGATTAATAGGGCAGAGGCGTTCGTACTTGGCATAGAAGGCAGCAATAGCTGCAAGATAGACGGAGTGTATCCATCTCGGAGAAGTTCCATGGAATGCGAATTTCCAAAGCTGGACGTGTTTGACCATGAACTTGTACTGCCCCTCCATATCATTTAGAGGCCACCCAGTATACTCCTTCCACACATCTTTCACGTATATCTGCACATGAATCATTCAAATGAAtagcataaaaaataaaaaatcaatttttggCTTTAGCTGGCTTTTACACTACACATACAAAAGGTCTTTTTAAGATTATGAAATTCAGCATGCTCTAGCCAGGAAACGAAAAAACAGAGATGATCATGACGCATCACTATATGATAAATCGACCTGCATCACAATCAAGACAAGAACCATCCATGAGTTCCAAACGTCTTTTTCTTGGCATTGAATTTCAAGAACCATCTATATAGTTCATCATAGAATCCCGAAACGACTAAAGGTGGGATTTTTAGGAAATGAATCACATAAAGATTGTTACAAATTCTCACCTAATAAACAAGAAACATGACAAAGGCTATTATCTTTTAATCCCATGGCCTCAAAACATAATTTCTACAATCAAAACCAAACATCCAACAACACATACATAAAATGGCAatcagaaaagaaaaaaggCTTATTAAGAAAAGGCTAACCCTGTATTCATCGCCGTATTCGAGCTGGAAGGCGTCCCTGATGGACTCGGCGGAGGCACGGTGGCCGCCGCCGGTATCGCTCATGAGAATGAGGACATTCTTGGCCCTCTCGGCGCCAATCTGCTCCAGCTCCATGTTtccatcttcttcatcatcttTTTCGGTGTGTTTGAGCCTTTTGTATTTGGTGGAGCCCCCAAATCCGTACACCCCAACTTTTTCGAAAACCTTGTTTATGGCATTCGAATCCTTCGTTGAATCCGCCTTCACCATCATATCTATATATACAAAACATATATAGATATGGAGATTCCTCTATGTATATACAAATTTTTTTCTCAGAGGTTAGAATTGAGTAGACAACAACTTTTTCCTACAAGCcaagaaaatatcaaacatTTAATTTGTGAGCAAATTCCTGTCTTTCCAGCGGAAAATTGGTGGGAGAAGCGGAGGATGAAAGTggcattttatttgtttaatctGTTTTTTGAAAAGGAAAAGACTTTTGTGCAAACGGACAAGCTTGAAGCAACAAACTACATCTGGAAATCCGAAAAAATCtcaaagattggatttttactGCAAGAAACAAAAAGGGACAGCGATACGTGCAATGGAACTCCTGCTCCTGCGATTTCCTATACGAAAGTGAGAAACACAGAAAGAATTGATTACagagagagacagagaagaGATTGGCAATTGGAGGGTGGGGAGTATGAGATGGCAAAGAGGAATGTTTTTGTCCGACGGCAGCTATTGTTTTATTATTACCGAACAATTTTATTTGTTGGTGATCCAACCTGAGCCGTTGGATTCAGGAATTGGCATCTCTTGAGAGGAATGTTCGGAGTGGGAGATTCGAATCTGGTTGCTGAGGTTGGAGTGATGCGGGCCCCATCCTCTTATTACATTTCAAACAGTTGTATTGACTTGGCGATATCATTACATatgatcattttattttttgaatatgtTTAGGCAGTTTAGCACATATTTTCTGCCGTATGATTCATAATTCATTTAACTTTTAGATTGTCACATTACATGTATGACGTACCAAAGAGAGAGGAAATTTCATAATTATGCCAATTatcataataaatatataaacagtataaaataaaaatagtcatttaaatcattaagtttgatcaaattttaatCCATGaagtttaaaattgaaatattaacataaagtttcaaattttcataatatTGTCTAAACTATATACAAAATGACCTCTTATACAAAGGGGgataatttagaaaaaaaaattgaaacttcatgatttaataattcaaaattaaattataggGGATGggcaaaatttgatcaaatttcataatttgaaTGTCTATTAGAcctataaaatattaaaaatggaTAACATAAAAAATGTCATAGTTTTACTTTTAAATTTGGACATTTGTTTAagaaaaaagcaaaaacaaaatacagaacttaataaaatgaaagaagaatTTGCTGCAAAGAGGTAAGTCAAGTTGATTCAAAGTTTTTCCGAGGTATTTCTTACTTCGTTCTTGATCTGATCACTTGTTTAACCTTTCGAGGTTCTATTTTTATTTGTCTTGTTGTGCTTAATGATGCTTTCATTCTGTGAgttgttttaattttacttATAATTCGTTATATGAGTGTGTTTGTTAGTCAAGTCTTGTAGTAGGATAGTAGAGATCTTAGTATTTCTTTTGGATATGTCTTGCTTGTTCTTTCGCTCGCCTAGTTTTATGGTCTGAGCCTCGATCGTTGCCCTAGATTTATAAAAAATCTCCATAAAATAGAAGTACCTGTTGTTCccttttatggtaaaagtgTCAACTTTTACCTTCCGACTGATATTTTGCattccttagagcatctccagtgggcggacatcccactaggacatccactaggacatcccaaaaacacctcctgccacgtcactaggacttcccatcccactgccacgtcactaggacatcccctcctatgtccgcccttcccactaggacatcccgcaataaaaaaaatcatacattcacaaataaaacaatttacatttacggaaataaaatttgaccaagaatacgaacgggaaaaattaacaacttcatcggaaaaaacatacatgattcgaaaaaaaaaaattacatactaataaaaaaaacttcatacattatcacgtcaacccctccgagtccaaacctcttcgatgatatcctgctgaagtcgaacatgggcatctgtttgccgcatgtcggcaaatgcacgcagccgcgcgacctctccatgaggtacccccatattcacattcgcggtggccacgccgtgacttggacctgcacccgtatcatcttcattggtccactgagtcagttccgcagcttcattttcgacaatcatgttgtgcattatgatacatgcgtacatgatatcgccgatgttgggaatataccactgccgtgcaggacccttcacaaccgcccaccaactctggagcacaccaaatgcccgctccacatccttgcgcgctgcttcctgacggctaacaaagtatgtcttcttttgtccgagcggatgcttgattgacttcacaaagacgggccagtttgggtatattccatccgccaaatagtaccccatattatgctggttgccgttggcgacgaaactgatggcgggaccaacgccattgcactgagcgttgaacaggggcgacgactggagaacgttgatgtcgttgttggacccggcgactccaaaataagcatgccatatccacagccggtagtcagctacagcttcaaggatcatcgtgggatgcttggctttgaagccggtagtgtacatccccttccaggcggcggggcagttcttcccgtcaatgtggaggtactcgtcggcTGTCGACTCAATGTTGGCTTTGaagacactcgacggctgtcgactcgccaatgtggaggtactcgtcgaacatgtcggccgcgcctccatacgctagttgtctgattgcgacagtgcacttctgcaagggcgtgagtccgggtttgccagctgcatcctctctgatcctaaaatacaggtatcttctctctaaagcacccacgatgtgcagaaacagcggacgatgcatcctaaagcgtcgccggaataaggcttccccaaaacgcggttgcggagcgaagtagtccgcatacaaccgaatatgtgcagcaatgtggtcacggggtacttgagttcgacgatggatcggccgaggtaccgccgcctgctgctgccgctgcaacctctgttgtagcagcctctctatcgcaccttcaacagcgacctccaactcattctcgctatcactttcactagacattctagatatacttgaaattagagatgtagagagagaaacttgttaacacaagtggtgcgaatgaaataaaattcaacgagccgtatatatagagttttaaaaaaaaattaaaaaacgggacgtccgaccggacgtccgactggacgccacaatggcggacgtccgcccgcccgtcgccgggacgtccgaggacacccgacgtcctcacgggacgtccgtatccgaccctaaacgccacaatggcggacgtcccggtcgcccgtcgcgacgtccgaccggatgtccgaccggacgtccgccattggagatgctcttagatatTGATGGCTAGATAGTATCAATATTTATTGGTACAAAAGCAAGTGCAAATTCGATTGCATATTGGATTGTGAATTGACGATAGATGAATATTTAGGTGTGCAACTTGCAAGGAAATTGTGGCTACGATAATTGAAGATGAAGTGAATGATCAATATAGAGTTATATACCTGTAAAACAAGTTATGACGTAAGGAAGTAATCGACCGTAAGTAACGTTAAACAACACTAGCACATTACGCTCAcctaaattaaatcaaatgtttgctaaaaaaatgagaaatgaaATTTTCCCCTTGCagaaaaatgagaaataaaataTACCAAGCGGTTTTGCAATGTTGATGGTGGGTCTATAAATAATTGTTACTACTATTAGTTTCTAATTTAATGATTCTGACAAAGACTTATGATTGGTAGATATCCTATAGGTAGAAAAGTTCAATGATGACAAATTTTCCCCTTGCagaaaaatgagaaattaaTACTGTATACTCCATATGAAAAAAATACGCAGCATTAAACTTAGAAGGTAAGGAggctttaatttaatttaatacaataaaatGTAGGTGACGTTGGTCttgaattgaatttgttggCGAGAAGGTTGAGGACATATTTGaaatactatcatttttatgGAAAACGATAGAAACATGTAATTTCTCTCATTTTCACACAGCATTACACTGATAAAAAGTAACAGCAAATTACAGCTGATCATTACATATCTACTTCCATCAGATTCATAGACAACATAAAGCCGTACCCAAAAACTAAAGATCACGACTTTGTAGAGACTATATTGAAAGGTTGCAAACCCATGTTGCATTAGCACTAGAGGGACCTGATAAAAAGTGACTAATATACATATAGTCTGTTAACTATATTAGGCCCACCCGAATTCGAATCTCAGAGGCTGGTTTCCTATGCATCAAATCATAATACCTTTAGCACAACTCTATTCTATTTAGACAACAGATGATGTCTGACTTACACACAGCGGACATGGCGGGTCCTGGCTATCTCCGTGGCTTGTCTTCTGCTCCAGGCACTCTGCGTGATAGACATGGCCGCAAACTAGAACTGCCACAACAGAGAGATTCGTAGATGGAGAATTCTCAAAAATGAAGGGGTGTTTCCTTAGACGCTTCTGGCATATCCTGCATTCCATCTTCCTTACATCTCCAGATATTGAATTCTCACCGAATGAATTTGACCTTATCCTCTCAGGTTTTTGAAATATCCCGCCCCCTGAAATTCAACATGTAAAAATTAGGAGACATGTATCAGGTGAGACCAAAAACTGCAAGAACAACTTTGAAGGCTACTTATCTAATATTTCGATACATGACAGTTCAGACTTCAGATTAACTCCAGAAATCAGATTTGTAGATGAGTAATATGTTATACCTCTATACTGGAAGGCCGAGAGATCTTTACTTTCTGGTTTGAAGGACAGCTTAGCATCATAGACAGGAGAACCTTTCCAATTAGAAGGAGATGCATCGGAATAGTTACTAGAGCTTCGTCTAGAATAATGGCGACCAAAGGGATGGCGAGAATGCCTCAGCAATATTCTATGGCTGGAGCCATGATTTTGATGATGAGGTGATTCATGACCTGGTGATCTCTTAAGAGAACTACCCGGAGCATCCATTAATAGCTCCTGTGATGCACTGCTTTCAACTTGGTCAAAAGGTCTCTGGTACATCATTTTAAAATTGTAAATGCAAAAATGAGAGAGGGGGGGAGGGGTAAGCCAAAACTGACAATGATGGACTAACCTGTTTGGACTGAAGATCCCCTTGAGATGCATGTGGTATGATGTCTGAAATTGCCAGCTGATAGTCAGTGACTCTTTAATCAAAAAAACTTAATGTCATTGGAAACCACAAATTCTATATGCCAGTGACAGCATAAAATGGAGGTGATTGAAAGGCAGAACAAGATAAAATGACACAAGCTTCTAGATAACCACCTACTGCATGCGGAACAATGAAAATTGCAACTTCCTAGCAACAAAATTTGTTCTTTCCCAGGAAGCGTGGAAAACAAATACAAATGAAGATGACTATTGACAAAATTCTGGATCATCATCAACAAGAAAATCTGGAAATAGAACTTAGATACAGGTTTTGCGAACAAAATCTGGATCAAAATCAACTCAAAACGACCATAGCTAAGTTTGTAGAAAGCTGGTTTCACAGAGGCCACAGCTAAGTTCTGACATGTACCATGCCTGTTATAATGCACACATGATTATACCAGGCTTAAAGATATTGGAATTTCAAAAGCAAATTGGCAGTCATCTTCATCCACATTATGTCATGCCAAATGTGGTATGCCGGGCTTTCCAATTCTAGGATACCGATTAACCAAAAATGATATAGCAAGCAACGAGAAGTCTCTACTTCAAATTTCATGGTTCATGGTTAAGTAGATGGAATGCTAAAGATGCAATATATAAAACCTCTCAAGTAAAATCAAACTTAAAAT from Salvia splendens isolate huo1 chromosome 9, SspV2, whole genome shotgun sequence includes:
- the LOC121748721 gene encoding monogalactosyldiacylglycerol synthase 2, chloroplastic-like isoform X2 produces the protein MLNFIILKRPFIYVKDVWKEYTGWPLNDMEGQYKFMVKHVQLWKFAFHGTSPRWIHSVYLAAIAAFYAKEVEAGLMEYKPDIIISVHPLMQHIPLWVLKWQGLQKKVIFVTVITDLSTCHRTWFHPLVDRLYCPSEAVAKRALLDGLDKSQTRVYGLPIRPSFCRAILSKDDLRVELEMDPLLPAVLLMGGGEGMGPVKKTAFALGESLFDKEHERPIGQLIIICGRNQDLAATLQSTEWKIPVKVRGFEKQMQKWMGACDCIITKAGPGTIAEALIRGLPIVLNDYIPGQEKGNVPYVVDNGAGVFTRKPKETARIVAEWFSTKKDELMKMSENALRLAQPNAVFDIVRDIHELACQRSPIANAPYMLTSSFSSLI
- the LOC121749629 gene encoding actin-related protein 2/3 complex subunit 3-like, with the translated sequence MVYHSSFVDVEDISKACGCPLLPLKSHIKGPAPVSEQDSTDIVDEAITFFRANVFFRNFDIKSPADKLLIYLTFYINLALKRLEGCRTLAEGTKAIINLGLEKVPVPGEHGFPFPGLFSQPQSEEEAELFRNYLKQIREETSGRLLSVAYRSNGTPNKWWLAFSKRKFMNVITP
- the LOC121749714 gene encoding uncharacterized protein LOC121749714 isoform X3, whose amino-acid sequence is MHLKGIFSPNSASQELLMDAPGSSLKRSPGHESPHHQNHGSSHRILLRHSRHPFGRHYSRRSSSNYSDASPSNWKGSPVYDAKLSFKPESKDLSAFQYRGGGIFQKPERIRSNSFGENSISGDVRKMECRICQKRLRKHPFIFENSPSTNLSVVAVLVCGHVYHAECLEQKTSHGDSQDPPCPLCVSQTSSVV
- the LOC121749714 gene encoding uncharacterized protein LOC121749714 isoform X1, which gives rise to MGKRKRRADKNKAPAHPDIIPHASQGDLQSKQRPFDQVESSASQELLMDAPGSSLKRSPGHESPHHQNHGSSHRILLRHSRHPFGRHYSRRSSSNYSDASPSNWKGSPVYDAKLSFKPESKDLSAFQYRGGGIFQKPERIRSNSFGENSISGDVRKMECRICQKRLRKHPFIFENSPSTNLSVVAVLVCGHVYHAECLEQKTSHGDSQDPPCPLCVSQTSSVV
- the LOC121748721 gene encoding monogalactosyldiacylglycerol synthase 2, chloroplastic-like isoform X1, translated to MMVKADSTKDSNAINKVFEKVGVYGFGGSTKYKRLKHTEKDDEEDGNMELEQIGAERAKNVLILMSDTGGGHRASAESIRDAFQLEYGDEYRIYVKDVWKEYTGWPLNDMEGQYKFMVKHVQLWKFAFHGTSPRWIHSVYLAAIAAFYAKEVEAGLMEYKPDIIISVHPLMQHIPLWVLKWQGLQKKVIFVTVITDLSTCHRTWFHPLVDRLYCPSEAVAKRALLDGLDKSQTRVYGLPIRPSFCRAILSKDDLRVELEMDPLLPAVLLMGGGEGMGPVKKTAFALGESLFDKEHERPIGQLIIICGRNQDLAATLQSTEWKIPVKVRGFEKQMQKWMGACDCIITKAGPGTIAEALIRGLPIVLNDYIPGQEKGNVPYVVDNGAGVFTRKPKETARIVAEWFSTKKDELMKMSENALRLAQPNAVFDIVRDIHELACQRSPIANAPYMLTSSFSSLI
- the LOC121749714 gene encoding uncharacterized protein LOC121749714 isoform X2; the encoded protein is MGKRKRRADKNKAPAHPDIIPHASQGDLQSKQELLMDAPGSSLKRSPGHESPHHQNHGSSHRILLRHSRHPFGRHYSRRSSSNYSDASPSNWKGSPVYDAKLSFKPESKDLSAFQYRGGGIFQKPERIRSNSFGENSISGDVRKMECRICQKRLRKHPFIFENSPSTNLSVVAVLVCGHVYHAECLEQKTSHGDSQDPPCPLCVSQTSSVV